One stretch of Oncorhynchus clarkii lewisi isolate Uvic-CL-2024 chromosome 3, UVic_Ocla_1.0, whole genome shotgun sequence DNA includes these proteins:
- the LOC139387931 gene encoding claudin-12-like has translation MSCRDIHATNAFSFIIAFISVGGIAVAALIPQWRVTRLVTFNKNAKNISVYDGLWAKCVKQDGYSGCYYYDSEWYSKVDQLDLRLLQFCLPTGLLFGSLALVLCMAGMSKTCCCSDKAETDIKSTRCLVNSAGCHLVAGMFLFLGGAIALAPSVWFLFRTKEMNIKYDRIFSDGFAVYVAIGCSGGLMLAALLMFMWYCMCKKLPSPFWLPLPTLPNSLSTQPLTANGYPPSPVYGPPQTFPPQGYVPTVMGAKPYAPSQGYPQSVAPLAQQPQQVYMSQMSAPDGYGSEAGQNQAYSYAPSQSYAPSQVGYAPSYIGHRYSTRSRMSGIEIDIPVLTQGL, from the exons ATGTCGTGCCGGGACATCCACGCCACCAATGCCTTCTCCTTCATCATCGCCTTCATCTCCGTGGGCGGCATCGCTGTGGCGGCGCTGATCCCACAGTGGCGAGTGACACGGCTTGTCACCTTCAACAAAAACGCCAAGAACATCAGCGTCTATGATGGCCTATGGGCCAAGTGTGTGAAACAAGATGGCTACTCTGGCTGCTACTACTACGACTCAGAG TGGTATTCTAAAGTGGACCAGTTGGACCTGAGACTGCTCCAGTTCTGCCTGCCGACTGGGCTACTGTTTGGCTCCCTGGCCCTGGTGCTGTGTATGGCAGGCATGTCTAAGACCTGCTGCTGCTCTGATAAGGCTGAGACAGACATCAAGAGTACCCGCTGTCTGGTCAACAGCGCAGGCTGCCACCTAGTGGCCGGGATGTTCCTGTTCCTGGGCGGTGCTATCGCCCTGGCACCTTCCGTGTGGTTCCTCTTCCGGACCAAAGAGATGAACATCAAGTACGACCGCATCTTCTCAGACGGGTTCGCGGTCTACGTGGCCATTGGCTGTTCCGGTGGCCTCATGCTCGCCGCCCTGCTGATGTTCATGTGGTACTGCATGTGTAAGAAGCTACCCTCTCCCTTCTGGCTGCCTCTCCCCACACTCCCTAACTCCCTCTCCACCCAGCCCCTCACAGCCAATGGGTACCCCCCCTCCCCTGTCTACGGACCCCCTCAGACCTTCCCTCCACAGGGGTACGTCCCCACTGTGATGGGTGCCAAGCCCTACGCTCCCTCCCAGGGCTACCCTCAGAGCGTAGCCCCACTGGCCCAGCAGCCTCAGCAGGTCTATATGTCCCAGATGTCAGCCCCGGATGGGTATGGGTCAGAGGCGGGGCAGAACCAGGCTTACAGCTATGCCCCGTCCCAGAGTTATGCACCCTCTCAGGTGGGCTACGCCCCCAGCTACATAGGCCACCGCTACTCCACACGCTCACGCATGTCTGGCATAGAGATAGACATCCCTGTTCTAACACAAGGCCTCTGA
- the LOC139405713 gene encoding GTP-binding protein 10-like, whose product MVWISRICYRKYGNFVDNLRLYVRGGSGGMGLPRLGGQGGKGGDVWVVAQKEMTLKRVKDKYPQKRFIAGVGINSSVRTLRGQKGEDQEVMAPPGITVTNDDGKVLGELNTEGDRVLVARGGQGGSYHSEFLPSKGQTRQIRLDLKLIADLGLVGFPNAGKSSLLTALSHAKPQIASYAFTTLRPEIGKVMYEDHKQISVADLPGLIEGAHMNRGMGHQFLKHVERTRQLLFVVDVCGFQLASKTPFRSAFEAVQLLIKELELYKEDLLCKPAVLVVNKMDLPDAEDKLTELQEQLLNPHEFSHLLPDDMLPKNNMVFRHVVPISAATGFGIAHLKTCIRQSLDKDASMATDSLHRDRLQALRGAIPAKNTLTWGPTASV is encoded by the exons ATGGTTTGGATCAGCAGGATTTGTTACCGGAAG TACGGTAACTTCGTGGACAACCTGCGTCTGTATGTGCGTGGGGGCAGTGGGGGGATGGGGCTGCCCCGTCTGGGGGGTCagggggggaaagggggagacGTGTGGGTGGTGGCTCAGAAGGAGATGACTCTGAAGAGGGTCAAGGATAAGTACCCCCAGAAACGCTTCATCGCTGGAGTAGGAATCAACAGCAG tgtccgTACCCTGAGGGGGcagaaaggagaggaccaagaaGTCATGGCTCCTCCTGGCATTACTGTCACCAACGATGATGGAAAGGTCCTCG GTGAGCTGAACACTGAGGGAGATCGTGTGCTGGTGGCCAGAGGGGGTCAAGGAGGATCCTACCACTCAGAGTTTCTGCCCAGTAAGGGCCAGACCAGACAGATACGACTGGACCTCAAACTCATCGCTGACCTCGGCCTGGTGGG gTTCCCCAATGCAGGAAAGTCCTCTCTACTGACCGCCCTGTCTCACGCCAAACCCCAGATTGCCAGCTATGCCT TCACCACTCTGAGACCAGAGATTGGCAAGGTCATGTATGAAGACCATAAACAG ATCTCAGTAGCAGACCTCCCAGGGCTGATAGAGGGGGCCCACATGAATAGAGGCATGGGCCACCAGTTCCTCAAACACGTGGAGAGGACCAGACAGCTGCTCTTTGTG GTGGACGTTTGTGGATTCCAGCTGGCAAGCAAAACCCCCTTTAGGTCTGCTTTTGAGGCTGTTCAACTTTTAATTAAA GAGTTGGAGCTGTATAAGGAGGATCTCCTGTGTAAGCCTGCTGTGTTGGTGGTCAATAAGATGGACCTGCCTGATGCAGAGGACAAACTCACAGAGCTGCAGGAGCAACTCCTAAACCCACACG AGTTCTCCCACCTGTTACCCGACGATATGCTTCCTAAGAACAACATGGTCTTCAGACACGTGGTTCCTATCTCAGCTGCCACCGGTTTTGGCATCGCACACCTCAAGACCTGTATCCGCCAATCACTAGACAAGGATGCCTCTATGGCAACGGACTCCCTGCACCGTGATAGGCTACAGGCGCTGAGAGGGGCGATCCCAGCCAAGAACACACTCACATGGGGCCCCACCGCCTCAGTTTGA